Proteins encoded together in one Micromonospora auratinigra window:
- a CDS encoding bifunctional FO biosynthesis protein CofGH: MVERTEPGPTVASIRRALRRAATGRALDGDEASALLAARGAELDELLRIAGEVRDAGLREAGRPGVVTFSKKVFIPLTRLCRDRCHYCTFATVPHRLPAAYLEKDEVLAIAREGAAQGCKEALFTLGDRPEERWPAARQWLDERGYDSTLDYLRACAVAVLEETGLLPHLNPGVLSWSELQRLKPVAPSMGMMLETTATRLWAEPGGPHYGSPDKEPAVRLRVLDDAGRVGVPFTTGILIGIGETGAERVDALFAIRRGVREYGHLQEVIVQNFRAKPDTAMRGMPDAELHDLAATVAVARILLGPKVRIQAPPNLIAGEYDLLLRAGIDDWGGVSPVTPDHVNPERPWPQLDELARHTAAAGFTLRERLTVYPEYVLAGDPWLDPRLLPHVTALADPATGLAVEAARPVGRPWQEPEEMFGGRTDLHATIDTTGRSADRRGDFDHVYGDWSEVAGRIAPEALARMPGTGSAPAAGNGSPAAGGAGNGSTAGAPGSAPTAGGDAELRAGLRLAADDPAALLAPAHQAKALALFGADGPALDELCRLADDVRRDTVGDDVTYVVNRNINFSNVCYVGCRFCAFAQRESDADAYRLSVAQVADRAEEAWAAGASEVCLQGGIDPKMPVSGYADIVRAIKARVPGMHVHAFSPMEIVTAAAKAGVPVKEWLLQLREAGLDTIPGTAAEILDDDVRWVLTKGKLPAAAWVEVVSTAHELGIRSSSTMMYGHVDHPGQWLAHFRVLAGVQDRTGGFTEFVALPFVHTNAPIYLAGIARPGPTWRENRAVHAMARLLLHGRIANIQCSWVKLGDAGTVAMLQGGCNDLGGTLMEETISRMAGSGNGSARTEEQLRAIAVAAGRPPRKRTTAYGHARA; this comes from the coding sequence ATGGTTGAGCGCACCGAGCCCGGTCCGACGGTGGCGAGCATCCGGCGGGCCCTGCGCCGGGCCGCGACCGGGCGGGCGCTGGACGGCGACGAGGCGAGCGCGCTGCTGGCGGCGCGCGGCGCCGAGCTGGACGAGCTGCTGCGGATCGCCGGTGAGGTACGCGACGCCGGGCTGCGCGAGGCCGGTCGCCCCGGCGTGGTCACCTTCTCCAAGAAGGTCTTCATCCCGCTGACCCGGCTCTGCCGGGACCGCTGCCACTACTGCACGTTCGCCACGGTGCCGCACCGGCTGCCCGCCGCGTACCTGGAGAAGGACGAGGTGCTGGCGATCGCCCGGGAGGGTGCGGCGCAGGGGTGCAAGGAGGCGCTGTTCACCCTCGGTGACCGTCCGGAGGAGCGCTGGCCGGCGGCCCGGCAGTGGCTGGACGAGCGCGGTTACGACTCGACCCTCGACTACCTGCGCGCCTGCGCGGTGGCGGTGCTGGAGGAGACCGGCCTGTTGCCGCACCTCAACCCGGGAGTCCTCTCCTGGTCGGAGTTGCAGCGGCTCAAGCCGGTGGCGCCGAGCATGGGCATGATGCTGGAGACCACCGCCACCCGGCTCTGGGCCGAGCCGGGCGGCCCGCACTACGGCTCGCCCGACAAGGAGCCGGCGGTCCGGCTCCGGGTGCTCGACGACGCCGGCCGGGTCGGCGTGCCGTTCACCACCGGCATCCTGATCGGCATCGGGGAGACCGGCGCCGAGCGGGTCGACGCGCTCTTCGCGATCCGCCGGGGTGTGCGGGAGTACGGCCACCTCCAGGAGGTGATCGTGCAGAACTTCCGCGCCAAGCCGGACACCGCGATGCGCGGGATGCCCGACGCCGAGCTGCACGACCTGGCCGCCACGGTGGCGGTGGCCCGGATCCTGCTCGGCCCGAAGGTACGGATCCAGGCGCCGCCGAACCTCATCGCCGGCGAGTACGACCTGCTGCTGCGGGCCGGCATCGACGACTGGGGCGGCGTCTCGCCGGTCACCCCGGACCACGTCAACCCGGAGCGTCCGTGGCCGCAGCTCGACGAGCTGGCCCGGCACACCGCGGCGGCCGGCTTCACCCTGCGCGAGCGGCTGACCGTCTACCCGGAGTACGTCCTCGCCGGCGACCCGTGGCTGGACCCACGCCTGCTGCCGCACGTGACCGCCCTCGCCGACCCGGCCACCGGTCTCGCGGTCGAGGCGGCCCGCCCGGTGGGCCGGCCCTGGCAGGAGCCGGAGGAGATGTTCGGCGGGCGGACCGACCTGCACGCCACCATCGACACCACCGGGCGCAGCGCGGACCGGCGCGGCGACTTCGACCACGTCTACGGTGACTGGTCCGAGGTGGCGGGCCGGATCGCCCCGGAGGCGCTCGCCCGGATGCCCGGCACCGGGAGCGCGCCGGCGGCCGGGAACGGGAGCCCGGCTGCCGGCGGGGCCGGGAACGGGAGCACGGCGGGCGCACCCGGGAGCGCGCCGACGGCCGGCGGGGACGCCGAGCTGCGGGCGGGCCTGCGGCTGGCGGCGGACGATCCGGCGGCGCTGCTCGCGCCGGCGCACCAGGCGAAGGCGCTGGCGCTGTTCGGCGCGGACGGGCCGGCGCTGGACGAGCTGTGCCGGCTGGCCGACGACGTCCGCCGGGACACCGTCGGCGACGACGTCACCTACGTGGTCAACCGCAACATCAACTTCAGCAACGTCTGCTACGTGGGCTGCCGGTTCTGTGCCTTCGCCCAGCGGGAGAGCGACGCCGACGCGTACCGGCTCTCGGTGGCGCAGGTGGCGGACCGGGCCGAGGAGGCGTGGGCGGCCGGGGCCAGCGAGGTCTGCCTGCAGGGCGGCATCGACCCGAAGATGCCGGTCTCCGGGTACGCCGACATCGTCCGGGCGATCAAGGCGCGGGTGCCGGGGATGCACGTGCACGCGTTCTCCCCGATGGAGATCGTCACCGCCGCCGCCAAGGCGGGCGTGCCGGTGAAGGAGTGGCTGCTCCAGCTCCGCGAGGCCGGCCTGGACACCATTCCGGGCACCGCCGCGGAGATCCTCGACGACGACGTGCGCTGGGTGCTCACCAAGGGCAAACTGCCGGCCGCCGCCTGGGTCGAGGTGGTCAGCACGGCGCACGAGCTGGGGATCCGGTCCAGCTCCACGATGATGTACGGCCACGTCGACCACCCCGGCCAGTGGCTCGCCCACTTCCGGGTGCTGGCCGGCGTGCAGGACCGTACCGGCGGTTTCACCGAGTTCGTGGCGCTGCCGTTCGTGCACACCAACGCCCCGATCTACCTCGCCGGCATCGCCCGTCCCGGGCCGACCTGGCGGGAGAACCGGGCGGTGCACGCGATGGCCCGGCTGCTGCTGCACGGCCGGATCGCCAACATCCAGTGCTCCTGGGTCAAGCTCGGCGACGCCGGCACGGTGGCGATGCTCCAGGGCGGCTGCAACGACCTGGGCGGCACGCTGATGGAGGAGACGATCTCCCGGATGGCCGGCTCGGGCAACGGCTCGGCCCGTACCGAGGAGCAGTTGCGGGCGATCGCGGTCGCCGCCGGACGACCGCCCCGCAAGCGGACGACCGCGTACGGTCACGCCCGCGCGTAG
- a CDS encoding DUF4331 domain-containing protein, translating to MSSHREAPEIAKDPVADSSDLYAFVSPDHPDTVTLIANYVPLQLPSGGPNFFEFGDDVRYEIHIDNDGDGYPDVTYRFEFATEITNPNSFLYNTGPIESLDSKNWNRRQFYRLTRVVDGRERVLAHKLPCPPCNVGPLSTPKYHDLVRQATYKLSTGEKVFAGQRADGFFVDLGAIFDLGTLRPFQQLHVAGKKLFKTEGEPVNALDRTNVHSIAVQVPLGQVRRKASRYGYADRASTIGVWTTASRQQVRVLGDRVAADTAAGPFTQVSRLGNPLFNEVVVPMSRKDLWNTLSPAEDKRFAQFVEHPELAALLPTLYPGVFPNLEALNKSKKPRADLVAILLTGIPAGLIDGFANTTGDVQADMLRLNTAIKPNRKPDRFGVLGGDLAGFPNGRRVGDDVVSIALRAFAGLTVPLVDKTFKPDAAAAAVTPGLSAADVTAPFLGDFPFLGTPYDGFSNPPAKKS from the coding sequence ATGTCCTCCCACCGTGAGGCCCCGGAGATAGCCAAGGATCCGGTCGCCGACAGCTCCGACCTGTACGCGTTCGTCAGCCCCGATCATCCGGACACGGTGACGTTGATCGCCAACTACGTGCCGCTCCAGCTTCCCTCCGGCGGCCCGAACTTCTTCGAGTTCGGCGACGACGTCCGGTACGAGATTCACATCGACAACGACGGCGACGGTTATCCGGATGTCACCTACCGTTTCGAATTCGCGACCGAGATCACGAATCCGAACAGTTTTCTGTACAACACGGGTCCGATCGAGTCGCTGGACAGCAAGAACTGGAACCGGCGGCAGTTCTACCGGTTGACGCGGGTGGTCGACGGGCGGGAGCGGGTGCTCGCCCACAAGCTGCCCTGCCCGCCGTGCAACGTCGGCCCGCTCTCCACCCCGAAGTACCACGACCTGGTGCGGCAGGCGACGTACAAGCTGTCCACCGGGGAGAAGGTGTTCGCGGGGCAGCGGGCGGACGGCTTCTTCGTCGACCTGGGCGCCATCTTCGACCTCGGTACGCTGCGGCCGTTCCAGCAGCTGCACGTGGCCGGGAAGAAGCTGTTCAAGACCGAGGGGGAGCCGGTCAACGCGCTGGACCGGACCAACGTGCACAGCATCGCGGTGCAGGTGCCGCTGGGCCAGGTGCGCCGCAAGGCCAGCCGGTACGGCTACGCGGACCGGGCCTCGACGATCGGCGTCTGGACCACGGCGTCGCGCCAGCAGGTGCGGGTGCTCGGTGACCGGGTGGCCGCGGACACCGCCGCCGGCCCGTTCACGCAGGTGTCCCGGCTGGGCAACCCGTTGTTCAACGAGGTCGTCGTGCCGATGTCCAGGAAGGACCTGTGGAACACCCTGTCGCCGGCCGAGGACAAGCGGTTCGCCCAGTTCGTCGAGCACCCGGAGCTGGCCGCGCTGCTGCCCACGCTCTACCCCGGCGTCTTCCCGAACCTGGAGGCGTTGAACAAGTCGAAGAAGCCGCGCGCGGACCTGGTGGCGATCCTGCTCACCGGCATTCCGGCCGGGCTGATCGACGGCTTCGCCAACACCACCGGTGACGTGCAGGCCGACATGCTGCGGCTGAACACGGCGATCAAGCCGAACCGCAAGCCGGACCGGTTCGGCGTGCTCGGCGGTGACCTGGCCGGGTTCCCCAACGGCCGGCGGGTCGGCGACGACGTGGTCAGCATCGCGCTGCGGGCCTTCGCCGGTCTCACCGTGCCGCTGGTGGACAAGACCTTCAAGCCGGACGCGGCGGCCGCGGCGGTCACCCCCGGGCTGAGCGCGGCCGACGTCACCGCGCCGTTCCTCGGCGACTTCCCGTTCCTCGGCACCCCGTACGACGGGTTCAGCAACCCGCCGGCGAAGAAGTCCTGA
- a CDS encoding phospholipase, with protein MHHHTLGPSESGSVVLDLGGDCGALIIYTGREQHGHEIEISLVDGDGRRTHSAVRERHVRDGVFHSAVYPDLTAGLYTVWWDDRTPAGAISVTGGAVAEFVWPTSSPPGVD; from the coding sequence GTGCACCACCACACCCTGGGTCCGTCGGAGAGCGGCAGCGTCGTGCTCGACCTGGGCGGCGACTGCGGTGCCCTGATCATCTACACCGGACGTGAGCAGCACGGACACGAGATCGAGATCAGCCTCGTGGACGGCGACGGGCGGCGTACCCACTCCGCGGTGCGGGAACGGCACGTCCGCGACGGGGTGTTCCACAGTGCCGTCTATCCGGACCTGACGGCGGGCCTGTATACCGTCTGGTGGGACGATCGGACGCCCGCCGGGGCGATCTCCGTCACCGGTGGCGCGGTTGCCGAATTCGTCTGGCCGACCAGCTCACCGCCGGGAGTGGATTGA
- a CDS encoding WhiB family transcriptional regulator, protein MDGQLEVADLLGNAPEWQERALCSQTDPEAFFPEKGGSTREAKRICSRCEVKTECLEYALGHDERFGIWGGLSERERRKLKRRVAA, encoded by the coding sequence ATGGACGGCCAGCTCGAGGTGGCCGACCTGCTCGGAAACGCGCCGGAGTGGCAGGAGCGGGCGCTCTGCTCGCAGACCGACCCGGAGGCGTTCTTTCCCGAGAAGGGCGGCTCGACCCGCGAGGCGAAGCGCATCTGCTCGCGGTGTGAAGTCAAGACGGAGTGCCTGGAATACGCCCTCGGCCACGACGAGCGGTTCGGGATCTGGGGCGGGCTCTCCGAGCGGGAGCGGCGGAAGCTGAAGCGGCGGGTCGCCGCCTGA
- a CDS encoding metallopeptidase family protein has translation MTSPEHRRPGSGRRTHRDRHGRGLRGRLVPATVPLARTKAEVFDDLVLDTVEALERRFAKELAGVEFAVEDVPPDLNVYDSDVLEDGEVPLARLLPGRPGRQEVPPRIVLYRRPLEFRAMDREDLADLVHDVIIEQVANLLGVDPDELA, from the coding sequence ATGACGAGCCCGGAACACCGCCGCCCCGGCTCCGGCCGGCGCACCCACCGCGACCGCCACGGGCGGGGCCTGCGGGGGCGGCTGGTTCCGGCGACCGTACCGCTGGCCCGGACCAAGGCCGAGGTCTTCGACGACCTGGTGCTGGACACGGTCGAGGCGCTGGAGCGCCGCTTCGCCAAGGAGCTGGCCGGGGTCGAGTTCGCCGTCGAGGACGTCCCGCCGGACCTGAACGTCTACGACTCGGACGTCCTGGAGGACGGCGAGGTGCCGCTGGCCCGGCTGCTGCCCGGGCGTCCCGGCCGGCAGGAGGTGCCGCCGCGGATCGTGCTCTACCGGCGGCCGCTGGAGTTCCGGGCGATGGACCGCGAGGACCTCGCGGACCTGGTGCACGACGTGATCATCGAACAGGTGGCCAACCTGCTCGGGGTGGACCCCGACGAGCTGGCCTGA
- a CDS encoding DUF3499 domain-containing protein, protein MRSPRRCSRNGCPRQAVATLTYVYNESTAVVGPLAAFAEPHTYDLCEPHARNLTAPRGWDVVRHEGEFEPPPPTTDDLVALAEAVREAARPAPPRPPEDDKGNSQPPQQGRRGHLRVIPPHH, encoded by the coding sequence GTGAGGTCACCACGGCGCTGCTCCCGTAACGGCTGCCCCCGGCAAGCGGTCGCCACATTGACCTATGTCTACAACGAGTCGACAGCGGTGGTGGGGCCCCTGGCGGCCTTCGCCGAGCCGCACACGTACGACCTGTGTGAGCCGCACGCGCGCAACCTGACCGCCCCGCGCGGCTGGGACGTGGTGCGGCACGAGGGCGAGTTCGAGCCGCCCCCGCCGACCACCGACGACCTGGTCGCGCTGGCCGAGGCGGTCCGCGAGGCCGCCCGCCCGGCCCCGCCGCGCCCGCCGGAGGACGACAAGGGCAACTCCCAGCCGCCCCAGCAGGGCCGCCGCGGACACCTCCGCGTCATCCCGCCCCACCACTGA
- a CDS encoding NAD(P)/FAD-dependent oxidoreductase, whose amino-acid sequence MRYQDLSYWFADLAEPLTPRPGLTGDTDADVVIVGAGYTGLWTAYYLAGADPSLRIVVLEQEIAGYGASGRNGGWCSALFPTSLPALARRHGRDRALAMQRAMQETVHEVGRVAAAEGIDCDWRAGGTVVLARSEVQLDRARAAVAEARAYGLGDDDLVLLDATEATARCAADGVRGGTYTPHCAAVHPAKLVRGLARAVERRGVRVLERTPVTRLRPGAAVTPAGVVRAPVVVRATEGFTPALPGRRRAVAPVYSLMVATEPLPESTWARIGLADRETFSDHRHVIVYGQRTADGRLAFGGRGAPYHFGSRVRPGYDREPAVFTALRRVLGELFPVLGPEPPVSHTWGGPLGVARDWAASVGLDRRSGLAWAGGYVGDGVGTSNLAGRTLADLIRGAESELTALPWVNHRSPRWEPEPLRWLAVNAGLRLMFSADEAEARTGRPSRRAAAFSRLLGH is encoded by the coding sequence ATGCGCTACCAGGACCTGTCGTACTGGTTCGCCGACCTGGCCGAGCCGTTGACCCCGCGCCCCGGGCTGACCGGAGACACCGACGCCGACGTGGTGATCGTGGGGGCCGGCTACACCGGCCTGTGGACCGCGTACTACCTGGCCGGCGCGGACCCGTCGCTGCGCATCGTGGTGCTGGAGCAGGAGATCGCCGGGTACGGTGCCTCCGGGCGCAACGGCGGCTGGTGCTCGGCGCTCTTCCCCACCTCGCTGCCGGCACTGGCCCGGCGGCACGGGCGGGACCGGGCGCTCGCCATGCAACGGGCGATGCAGGAGACCGTCCACGAGGTCGGTCGGGTGGCCGCCGCCGAGGGCATCGACTGCGACTGGCGGGCCGGCGGCACGGTGGTGCTGGCCCGCAGCGAGGTCCAGCTCGACCGGGCCCGGGCCGCCGTCGCCGAGGCCCGCGCGTACGGGCTCGGCGACGACGACCTGGTGCTGCTCGACGCCACCGAGGCCACCGCCCGCTGCGCCGCCGACGGGGTACGCGGCGGCACGTACACCCCGCACTGCGCCGCCGTGCACCCGGCGAAGCTGGTCCGTGGCCTGGCCCGGGCGGTGGAACGCCGGGGCGTGCGCGTCCTGGAGCGGACCCCGGTGACGCGGCTGCGCCCCGGCGCGGCGGTGACCCCGGCCGGGGTGGTCCGCGCGCCGGTGGTGGTCCGGGCGACCGAGGGGTTCACCCCCGCCCTGCCCGGCCGGCGCCGGGCCGTCGCGCCGGTCTACTCGCTGATGGTGGCGACCGAGCCGCTGCCCGAGTCGACCTGGGCGCGGATCGGGCTGGCCGACCGGGAGACCTTCTCCGACCACCGGCACGTCATCGTCTACGGCCAGCGCACCGCCGACGGCCGGCTGGCCTTCGGTGGCCGGGGCGCCCCGTACCACTTCGGTTCCCGGGTCCGTCCCGGGTACGACCGGGAGCCGGCGGTCTTCACCGCGCTGCGCAGGGTGCTCGGCGAGCTGTTCCCGGTGCTGGGGCCCGAGCCGCCGGTCAGTCACACCTGGGGTGGACCGCTCGGCGTGGCCCGGGACTGGGCCGCCTCGGTGGGCCTGGACCGGCGCTCCGGGCTGGCCTGGGCGGGCGGGTACGTCGGCGACGGCGTGGGCACCAGCAACCTGGCCGGTCGTACCCTCGCCGACCTGATCCGGGGCGCGGAGAGCGAGCTGACCGCGCTCCCCTGGGTGAACCACCGCTCCCCCCGCTGGGAGCCCGAGCCGCTGCGCTGGCTGGCCGTGAACGCCGGCCTCCGGCTGATGTTCTCCGCCGACGAGGCGGAGGCGCGCACCGGCCGTCCGTCCCGCCGCGCCGCCGCCTTCTCCCGCCTCCTCGGCCACTGA
- a CDS encoding pyridoxamine 5'-phosphate oxidase family protein, producing the protein MVAPLTGGPGPVGHTDRTRVRRLPELAVRERATLHAVLDAGRVAHLAIVDGDQPYALPVAHARDGERVLVHGSTGSRLFRRLAAGAPACLTVTLLDGLVLARSAFESSMNYRCAMALGRLVPLDGTAKLAALERLAEHLLPGRWAQIRPPSAKELAATLVLALPLDECSVKISAGPPDDPVDDLDRPVWAGVVPVVETYGVPQPDPRLRHDLPPPEW; encoded by the coding sequence ATGGTCGCGCCTCTGACCGGAGGACCGGGTCCGGTCGGGCACACCGACCGGACCCGGGTACGCCGCCTGCCCGAGCTGGCCGTCCGGGAGCGGGCCACCCTGCACGCCGTGCTCGACGCCGGCCGGGTGGCCCACCTGGCCATCGTGGACGGCGACCAGCCGTACGCGCTGCCGGTGGCCCACGCCCGCGACGGCGAGCGGGTGCTGGTGCACGGCTCCACCGGCAGCCGGCTCTTCCGGCGGCTGGCCGCCGGCGCCCCGGCCTGCCTCACCGTCACCCTGCTCGACGGCCTGGTGCTGGCCCGCAGCGCCTTCGAGTCGTCGATGAACTACCGCTGCGCCATGGCGCTCGGCCGGCTCGTCCCGCTGGACGGCACCGCGAAGCTGGCCGCCCTGGAGCGCCTCGCCGAGCACCTGCTGCCCGGCAGGTGGGCGCAGATCCGCCCGCCGTCGGCGAAGGAACTGGCCGCGACGCTGGTGCTCGCCCTGCCGCTGGACGAGTGCTCGGTGAAGATCAGCGCCGGCCCGCCCGACGACCCGGTGGACGACCTCGACCGGCCGGTCTGGGCCGGGGTGGTGCCGGTCGTCGAGACGTACGGCGTCCCGCAGCCCGACCCGCGGCTGCGCCACGACCTGCCCCCACCGGAGTGGTGA
- a CDS encoding aspartate aminotransferase family protein, whose protein sequence is MANATDHLWMHFTRMASYSAGEVPTIVRGEGAYVWDSQGRRYLDGLAGLFVVNAGHGRSELAEAAAKQAAELAYFPLWSYAHPTAVELAEKVAALAPGDLNRVFFTTGGSEAVEAAWKLARAYYKRTGRPNKYKVVSRYIAYHGTSMGALSITGLPGIKTDFEPLVPGGIKVPNTNFYRAPEHGDDPEAFGRWAAEEIGRAIEREGPDTVAAVFLEPVQNSGGCFPPPPGYFQRVREICDAYDVLLVSDEVICSWGRLGEYFGATRYGYQPDIITTAKGITSGYAPLGAMIASERLMEPFLTETGMFAHGVTFGGHPVSCAVALANLEVFAREDLIGHVRANEDAFRSTLEKLTDLPIVGDVRGDGYFYGIELVKDKATRATFDEAESERLLRGFLSTALFQAGLYCRADDRGDPVVQLAPPLIAGQEQFDEIEQILRTVLTEAWSRL, encoded by the coding sequence ATGGCCAACGCCACCGACCACCTCTGGATGCACTTCACCCGGATGGCCAGCTACTCCGCCGGCGAGGTACCGACGATCGTGCGCGGCGAGGGCGCGTACGTCTGGGACTCGCAGGGTCGTCGCTACCTGGACGGACTCGCCGGGCTCTTCGTCGTCAACGCCGGCCACGGCCGGTCCGAACTGGCCGAGGCCGCCGCCAAGCAGGCCGCCGAGCTGGCGTACTTCCCCCTGTGGTCGTACGCCCACCCGACCGCCGTCGAGCTGGCCGAGAAGGTCGCCGCGCTGGCCCCCGGCGACCTGAACCGGGTCTTCTTCACCACCGGCGGCTCGGAGGCCGTCGAGGCGGCGTGGAAGCTGGCCCGGGCCTACTACAAGCGCACCGGCCGGCCGAACAAGTACAAGGTGGTCAGCCGGTACATCGCGTACCACGGCACCTCGATGGGGGCGCTGTCGATCACCGGCCTGCCCGGCATCAAGACCGACTTCGAGCCGCTGGTCCCCGGCGGCATCAAGGTGCCGAACACCAACTTCTACCGGGCCCCCGAGCACGGCGACGACCCCGAGGCGTTCGGCCGCTGGGCGGCCGAGGAGATCGGCCGGGCCATCGAGCGGGAGGGGCCGGACACCGTCGCCGCGGTCTTCCTGGAGCCGGTGCAGAACTCCGGCGGCTGCTTCCCACCGCCGCCCGGCTACTTCCAGCGGGTCCGCGAGATCTGCGACGCGTACGACGTGCTGCTCGTCAGCGACGAGGTGATCTGCTCCTGGGGCCGGCTCGGCGAGTACTTCGGCGCCACCCGGTACGGCTACCAGCCCGACATCATCACCACCGCCAAGGGCATCACCTCCGGCTACGCCCCGCTCGGCGCGATGATCGCCAGCGAGCGGCTGATGGAGCCGTTCCTCACCGAGACCGGCATGTTCGCGCACGGGGTGACCTTCGGCGGCCACCCGGTCTCCTGCGCGGTGGCCCTGGCCAACCTGGAGGTCTTCGCCCGCGAGGACCTGATCGGGCACGTCCGCGCCAACGAGGACGCCTTCCGGTCCACCCTGGAGAAGCTCACCGACCTGCCGATCGTCGGCGACGTCCGCGGCGACGGCTACTTCTACGGCATCGAGCTGGTCAAGGACAAGGCGACCCGGGCGACCTTCGACGAGGCCGAGTCCGAGCGGCTGCTGCGCGGCTTCCTCTCCACCGCGCTCTTCCAGGCCGGGCTCTACTGCCGCGCCGACGACCGGGGCGACCCGGTGGTGCAGCTCGCCCCGCCGCTGATCGCCGGGCAGGAGCAGTTCGACGAGATCGAGCAGATCCTGCGTACCGTGCTGACCGAGGCATGGTCGCGCCTCTGA
- a CDS encoding Lrp/AsnC family transcriptional regulator: protein MANRQLENGNGTRRVTVREGASHALLDDVAKQIIEQLQEDGRRPYATIGKAVGLSEAAVRQRVQRLLDAGVMQIVAVTDPLQLGFPRQAMIGLRTDGDLESVADRLAELEEIDYVVITAGSFDLLAEVVCRNDEHLLEILQKLRGVAGVLSTEAFVYLKLRKQTYTWGTA from the coding sequence ATGGCCAACCGGCAACTGGAGAACGGCAACGGCACCCGCCGGGTCACCGTGCGTGAGGGTGCCAGTCACGCTCTGCTCGACGACGTGGCGAAGCAGATCATCGAGCAGCTCCAGGAGGACGGGCGCCGGCCGTACGCGACCATCGGCAAGGCGGTCGGTCTCTCCGAGGCGGCGGTCCGGCAGCGGGTGCAGCGACTGCTCGACGCCGGGGTGATGCAGATCGTCGCGGTCACCGATCCGCTCCAGCTCGGCTTCCCCCGCCAGGCGATGATCGGGCTGCGTACCGACGGCGACCTGGAGAGCGTGGCCGACCGGCTGGCCGAACTGGAGGAGATCGACTACGTGGTGATCACGGCCGGCTCGTTCGACCTGCTGGCCGAGGTGGTCTGCCGCAACGACGAGCACCTGCTGGAGATCCTGCAGAAGCTGCGTGGGGTCGCGGGCGTGCTCTCGACCGAGGCGTTCGTCTACCTGAAGCTGCGCAAGCAGACCTACACCTGGGGCACCGCCTGA
- a CDS encoding ABC transporter substrate-binding protein: MRSPHRPLTRRGLLTGTLGSAALLATAGTLAGCGTKGAQQTEAGCKSDDVSATEKKLAFSNWPQYMDVDEKDGSKRPTLDAFIAKSGIQVTYTEDVNDNNEFFGKVQNQLAGCQSTGRDIMVLTDWMAARMIRLGWVQKLDKAKIPNVEANLLPSLRNRSFDSDNQLAIPWQSGLAGLAYNAKVTKEIRSVDELLTRPDLKGKVTALSEMRDTMGLLLQSNGHDPANFTTAQFDDALAKLKKAVDSKQIRKFTGNDYAPDLAKGDIAACIGWSGDVIQLGFEDEKIKFVVPDSGVMLWSDNMLVPNKAGHKANAEELMNYYYEPAVAAKLAAFVNYICPVKGAQAEMEKIDPDLAKNPLIFPDDDMLSKSKVFMALDEKREKEYETKYQQVIGA, from the coding sequence ATGCGTAGTCCCCACCGGCCCCTCACCCGGCGTGGTCTGCTCACCGGCACCCTCGGCTCGGCCGCGCTGCTCGCCACCGCGGGCACCCTGGCCGGCTGCGGCACCAAGGGCGCCCAGCAGACCGAGGCCGGCTGCAAGAGCGACGATGTCTCCGCCACGGAGAAGAAGCTGGCGTTCTCGAACTGGCCGCAGTACATGGACGTCGACGAGAAGGACGGGTCGAAGCGGCCCACCCTGGACGCCTTCATCGCGAAGTCCGGCATCCAGGTGACCTACACCGAGGACGTCAACGACAACAACGAGTTCTTCGGCAAGGTGCAGAACCAGCTCGCCGGCTGCCAGAGCACCGGCCGCGACATCATGGTCCTCACGGACTGGATGGCGGCCCGGATGATCCGGCTCGGCTGGGTCCAGAAGCTGGACAAGGCCAAGATCCCCAACGTCGAGGCGAACCTGCTGCCCTCGCTGCGCAACCGCTCCTTCGACAGCGACAACCAGCTCGCCATCCCGTGGCAGTCGGGCCTCGCCGGGCTCGCGTACAACGCCAAGGTGACCAAGGAGATCCGCAGCGTCGACGAGCTGCTCACCCGCCCCGACCTGAAGGGCAAGGTGACCGCCCTGTCGGAGATGCGCGACACCATGGGCCTGCTGCTCCAGTCCAACGGCCACGACCCGGCGAACTTCACCACGGCGCAGTTCGACGACGCGCTCGCCAAGCTCAAGAAGGCCGTCGACAGCAAGCAGATCCGCAAGTTCACCGGCAACGACTACGCCCCCGACCTGGCCAAGGGCGACATCGCCGCGTGCATCGGCTGGTCCGGCGACGTGATCCAGCTCGGCTTCGAGGACGAGAAGATCAAGTTCGTGGTGCCGGACTCCGGCGTGATGCTCTGGTCGGACAACATGCTGGTGCCGAACAAGGCCGGCCACAAGGCGAACGCCGAAGAGCTGATGAACTACTACTACGAGCCGGCGGTCGCCGCGAAGCTCGCCGCGTTCGTCAACTACATCTGCCCGGTCAAGGGCGCGCAGGCCGAGATGGAGAAGATCGACCCCGATCTCGCGAAGAACCCGCTGATCTTCCCCGACGACGACATGCTGTCGAAGTCCAAGGTCTTCATGGCCCTGGACGAGAAGCGGGAGAAGGAGTACGAGACCAAGTACCAGCAGGTCATCGGGGCGTGA